One window of the Runella slithyformis DSM 19594 genome contains the following:
- a CDS encoding helix-turn-helix domain-containing protein, with the protein MNPKTQQVIALKNEGWSLRNIAQEVGVSTYTVREIIARTDAPTVPTSEATGIGSINPINDNSRAKLSLTKRFNLLVAELVENSDDCTWLFEEWDDSIHKAKRILDDVLKVCEEEGIEPETLAIYQHTQQLIESMTQVYEFDMENNEESIHFDLSEEIQDDLVDLEISSFEDEFEGKKGSFERKSINPDEDE; encoded by the coding sequence ATGAACCCCAAAACACAACAGGTAATTGCTCTGAAAAATGAGGGTTGGAGCCTGCGGAACATCGCCCAAGAAGTCGGTGTATCAACATACACTGTAAGAGAAATTATTGCCCGTACTGATGCACCGACCGTCCCGACTTCAGAAGCAACCGGAATCGGCAGCATTAATCCGATAAACGACAACAGCAGGGCCAAGCTATCACTTACCAAGCGTTTTAATCTATTGGTGGCTGAATTGGTTGAAAACAGCGACGATTGTACTTGGCTCTTTGAAGAATGGGACGATTCTATTCACAAAGCCAAACGTATTTTAGATGATGTGCTGAAAGTATGTGAAGAAGAAGGGATTGAGCCAGAAACTCTGGCCATTTATCAACACACTCAACAGCTCATTGAAAGTATGACTCAAGTGTATGAGTTTGATATGGAGAACAACGAAGAAAGTATTCATTTCGACTTGTCGGAAGAAATCCAAGATGACTTAGTCGACCTTGAAATCAGTTCTTTTGAAGATGAATTTGAAGGCAAAAAGGGTTCTTTTGAACGCAAGTCAATTAACCCTGACGAAGATGAATAA
- a CDS encoding toprim domain-containing protein produces the protein MINPELVQQAQAVSIVDYLASRGIEPVKAVGKELVYFSPLREEKNPSFFVNPTKNKFHDHTNEDHKGNVFRLVQLLEQCNFPQAVAKLLEFDGEPVKEYAHLFLSATETKAQLKQQTIITPLRNPVLLNYVRERGIPHSMATKYLQEVMTTRNDRSYFTVGFANDSGGFAIRNKYFKGCEGASDITTFDLPGRKTVLVFEGCFDFLSAMVYRQLQAPNLPVVVLNSTSNRKKAVEYLKQFEEVKCFLDRDKPGMDCFRLMLERDGLPVKDCSTLYEGFKDFNEFLMKVAQNND, from the coding sequence ATGATTAACCCCGAACTCGTCCAACAGGCACAAGCTGTGTCCATTGTAGATTATCTGGCCTCCAGAGGCATAGAACCCGTAAAAGCAGTAGGGAAGGAATTGGTTTACTTTTCCCCCCTGCGTGAGGAGAAAAACCCCTCATTTTTTGTCAATCCGACCAAGAACAAATTCCACGATCACACCAACGAAGATCACAAAGGCAATGTCTTTCGATTGGTACAACTCTTGGAGCAATGTAACTTTCCGCAAGCTGTTGCTAAGTTATTGGAATTTGACGGTGAGCCTGTCAAAGAATACGCCCATCTTTTTCTTTCAGCGACCGAGACTAAAGCTCAACTAAAGCAGCAAACCATCATTACCCCTTTAAGAAACCCCGTATTACTCAATTATGTCAGGGAAAGAGGCATACCACACTCAATGGCAACCAAGTACTTACAGGAAGTAATGACTACGAGGAATGATAGGTCATATTTTACAGTAGGGTTTGCAAATGATTCAGGGGGTTTTGCCATACGTAATAAATACTTTAAAGGCTGTGAGGGAGCATCCGACATAACAACATTCGATTTACCCGGCCGCAAAACGGTACTCGTGTTTGAAGGGTGCTTTGATTTCCTTTCAGCAATGGTTTATCGCCAACTGCAAGCCCCCAATTTACCGGTGGTAGTTCTGAACTCTACGAGTAATCGAAAGAAAGCTGTTGAGTATTTAAAGCAGTTTGAAGAAGTGAAATGTTTCCTTGACCGTGACAAACCCGGGATGGATTGTTTCAGGCTGATGCTTGAGCGTGACGGACTGCCCGTGAAAGATTGCTCAACGCTTTACGAAGGCTTTAAGGATTTCAATGAATTTTTGATGAAAGTCGCTCAAAACAATGACTGA
- a CDS encoding C-terminal helicase domain-containing protein, translated as MIASSHRDVNWFNTKIRERLGLTGTLAVGDLVMINENVKMGDYTLVNGDTALILQIGETKKVADLYFTKVTLQRSDFQEQPYSVTHWVMPDALQSERGLVNSELLRTLVADRMRHNPVFQKDPYPWNDEFVGALRLRYGYALTCHKAQGDEWDEVIMHPWFRANDHRYAYTAITRARQKVIMWVQMHKN; from the coding sequence ATGATTGCGAGCAGCCACCGCGATGTAAATTGGTTCAATACGAAAATCCGGGAACGTTTAGGATTGACGGGAACATTAGCCGTTGGCGACTTAGTGATGATTAACGAAAACGTGAAAATGGGAGACTATACCCTGGTAAATGGGGATACCGCGCTTATACTGCAAATTGGTGAAACTAAAAAAGTAGCCGACCTCTATTTCACGAAAGTAACACTCCAACGAAGTGACTTTCAGGAACAACCTTACAGTGTTACACATTGGGTTATGCCTGATGCGTTGCAATCTGAACGCGGTTTGGTTAACAGTGAGCTACTCCGCACCCTTGTAGCGGATCGTATGAGGCATAATCCTGTGTTTCAGAAAGACCCCTATCCTTGGAATGATGAGTTCGTTGGAGCTTTGCGTTTGCGGTATGGCTATGCCCTGACCTGCCACAAAGCGCAGGGAGATGAATGGGATGAAGTCATCATGCATCCATGGTTCAGAGCCAATGACCACCGTTATGCCTACACAGCTATTACAAGGGCTCGTCAGAAAGTAATTATGTGGGTGCAAATGCATAAAAATTAG
- a CDS encoding site-specific integrase: MSQRKNTDTTSPARAKRAGIASVRFFMKGTSIYCKIGVNNDYATEFVVERNLRAVNWAQKLQKMLDDSPESMLLNEQLALIKFEVKSAEYLLKRQGKNLTAKALKAAYLESHGQKKPEPEPIQEPPKRPTFLECFRVFYDKKSTKKRKPITDRTRESYWRYKKNLEKYWAYLRIKHLYADQITHEWAEKYLDWLIDERSFTNDYANNNVQLVKSVLQMAEDTGFITRNPLKGFKLHNEDNYDTTHLTMAEVERMATIDFSALPIHPDSAQSLREEADCFVFTCFTAQHHSDLQRRDFELYVHPHDGRTWIRDRRVKTGTPYTLPLHPIALQLIEKYGGIEKLPVKAAAKRNTRLKQIAAFCGLDIKLSTKIGRKTFANYAVNTQRMRFETVAAILGHKTTKFVKHYARITEESIAAEYKF; encoded by the coding sequence ATGAGCCAACGAAAAAACACCGACACTACTTCCCCTGCACGTGCCAAACGTGCAGGGATTGCCTCTGTCCGCTTTTTTATGAAGGGAACCTCAATCTATTGCAAAATAGGGGTTAACAATGACTATGCGACAGAATTTGTAGTTGAGCGCAACTTGAGAGCGGTCAATTGGGCGCAAAAGCTTCAAAAGATGTTGGATGATTCGCCCGAATCTATGCTATTGAACGAACAGCTTGCACTTATTAAGTTTGAGGTAAAAAGTGCCGAATACCTGCTGAAAAGACAAGGTAAAAACCTCACGGCTAAAGCCCTGAAAGCCGCTTATTTAGAATCCCACGGCCAAAAGAAGCCTGAACCCGAACCCATTCAGGAGCCACCCAAACGCCCTACTTTTCTGGAATGTTTTCGGGTGTTTTACGACAAAAAATCCACGAAAAAGAGAAAACCCATTACGGATCGAACTCGTGAAAGCTACTGGAGGTACAAAAAAAATCTGGAGAAGTATTGGGCTTATCTACGCATCAAACACCTATACGCTGACCAAATTACCCACGAATGGGCTGAAAAGTATTTGGATTGGTTGATTGATGAAAGAAGTTTCACCAATGACTACGCCAACAACAACGTTCAGTTGGTGAAAAGTGTACTTCAAATGGCCGAAGATACGGGTTTCATCACCCGTAATCCGTTGAAAGGTTTCAAGCTGCACAACGAAGACAACTACGACACCACTCACCTAACGATGGCCGAAGTGGAGCGTATGGCCACGATTGATTTTAGTGCGCTGCCTATCCATCCTGATTCTGCCCAAAGTTTAAGAGAAGAGGCCGATTGCTTTGTTTTTACGTGTTTTACGGCTCAACACCATTCTGATTTACAGCGTAGAGATTTTGAATTGTACGTCCATCCACACGACGGCAGAACATGGATACGTGACCGCCGGGTAAAGACCGGTACACCGTACACCCTTCCTTTACACCCGATAGCCTTACAACTAATAGAGAAGTACGGAGGTATTGAAAAACTGCCCGTGAAAGCAGCCGCAAAGCGTAACACCCGACTAAAGCAGATAGCAGCATTTTGTGGACTGGACATTAAATTATCTACCAAGATAGGCCGCAAAACCTTTGCCAATTACGCTGTAAATACCCAGCGGATGCGCTTTGAAACCGTAGCGGCCATATTAGGGCATAAAACCACAAAGTTTGTCAAGCATTATGCCCGAATCACCGAGGAGTCCATAGCAGCCGAGTATAAATTTTAG
- a CDS encoding site-specific integrase, translating into MQKRVTNVAEFLNENYSIRERKGLITRHRQKFGVNFRVRSKKKGAANPTKQAIYYRVRVNGNAATDASTGVFIEPGTWDTKTQQIKGSSVEVDEKNRFLAQIRNDLMTLFNDLRQQGVNVTAKMLVDLYRVNQQTPETLRLVNYYELFLSYHKNTVTPETIETYQSRLNLLKKYLVSTKQYNVTIDAVSPKWAMAYHRYILDRKNGLDHAQRAIKTIAKILDFAVVQDDIESNPLRSLRLPRSPQKPIKYLTKPEIEQLQNCPYFDERLQKAADCFLLQCFTGMAYNELVMFDAEKHIQIDSDGQEWIMIRRGKTGTLSTIPVIAPAKNLLEKYANKMPVISNQKLNDFIKEAAKVAGLKNADSITTHLARKTAGTYLLNHGVPLETVSKVLGHRSVKMTEMYYAVLLTNTIKQNFKNSGLL; encoded by the coding sequence ATGCAAAAACGAGTCACAAATGTAGCTGAATTTCTCAATGAAAACTACAGTATCAGGGAACGCAAAGGTCTCATTACACGGCATCGCCAAAAATTTGGTGTCAACTTTAGGGTACGCAGCAAAAAGAAGGGGGCTGCTAACCCAACCAAACAGGCAATCTATTATCGTGTCAGGGTCAATGGAAACGCGGCCACTGATGCAAGTACAGGGGTTTTTATTGAACCCGGTACTTGGGATACCAAAACCCAACAAATCAAAGGCAGTTCGGTAGAAGTTGACGAAAAGAACAGATTCCTTGCCCAAATTAGAAATGACCTGATGACCCTGTTCAATGATCTTCGGCAGCAGGGCGTAAACGTAACGGCTAAAATGTTGGTTGACCTGTACCGTGTCAATCAGCAAACGCCCGAAACATTGCGACTGGTAAATTATTATGAGTTGTTTTTAAGCTACCATAAAAACACCGTCACCCCCGAAACCATAGAGACGTACCAAAGCCGTCTTAACCTCCTAAAGAAGTATTTGGTATCTACCAAACAGTACAACGTTACAATTGATGCAGTAAGCCCTAAATGGGCAATGGCATACCACCGATACATTCTTGACAGGAAAAACGGCTTGGATCATGCACAAAGGGCGATTAAGACCATTGCCAAGATTCTCGACTTCGCGGTTGTACAGGATGATATAGAAAGCAATCCGCTACGGTCATTGCGGTTGCCAAGGTCACCCCAAAAACCCATCAAGTACCTCACCAAACCCGAAATTGAGCAACTCCAAAACTGCCCTTACTTTGACGAACGGCTCCAAAAGGCAGCGGATTGTTTTCTTCTGCAATGCTTTACGGGAATGGCCTATAACGAATTGGTGATGTTTGATGCCGAAAAACACATTCAAATTGACTCTGATGGGCAGGAATGGATTATGATTCGTAGAGGCAAAACAGGCACATTAAGTACGATTCCGGTCATTGCTCCGGCAAAGAATCTGCTTGAAAAATACGCGAACAAAATGCCCGTAATCAGTAATCAGAAGCTGAACGACTTCATTAAGGAAGCGGCCAAAGTAGCAGGGTTAAAAAATGCCGATTCCATCACTACACACCTAGCCCGAAAGACTGCCGGTACCTACCTGCTGAACCATGGTGTACCGCTCGAAACCGTCAGCAAGGTTTTAGGCCACAGATCTGTAAAAATGACCGAAATGTACTACGCGGTATTATTGACCAATACAATCAAACAAAACTTTAAAAATTCAGGACTGCTATGA
- a CDS encoding trans-sulfuration enzyme family protein, with protein sequence MNFETLAIQSTQFHDANASAVVPPIYLSTTFEREPDSSIPHGHIYTRASNPNRNALEKAYAALEGGAVGMAFASGQAATTTLFQCLLPGDHVIIPDDAYYGTPALLLEVLGLWGLQFSKADMSDLAAVEAAFRPNTKLVWMETPSNPLLKITDIQAVADLARRKGAYSACDNTWATPVLQRPLDLGCDVSMHSATKYFGGHSDLLSGALIFKENGPLAEKARQLQSLGGAVPSPFDCWLIVRGIKTLALRVRQQSANATQLARYLRTHPQLEAVHYPYLESHAGYEVAKRQMVSGGGMLSIQIKGGAEEALAVKSKVKVFIRATSLGGVESLIEHRATAEGAHSVSPKNLLRISVGLEHVDDLIADLAQALG encoded by the coding sequence ATGAATTTCGAAACACTTGCCATTCAGAGTACCCAATTTCACGACGCCAACGCAAGTGCGGTCGTGCCACCCATTTACCTGTCGACTACGTTTGAGCGTGAGCCTGACAGCAGCATTCCGCACGGTCACATTTATACTCGCGCGAGCAATCCCAACCGAAATGCCCTCGAAAAAGCCTACGCTGCGCTGGAAGGAGGAGCGGTAGGGATGGCGTTTGCCTCCGGGCAGGCCGCCACAACGACCCTGTTTCAGTGCCTGCTTCCCGGCGATCACGTCATTATTCCGGATGATGCCTACTATGGCACGCCGGCGTTGTTGCTGGAGGTGCTGGGTTTGTGGGGGCTGCAATTTTCGAAGGCAGATATGAGCGACTTGGCGGCGGTTGAAGCGGCCTTCCGGCCCAATACCAAACTGGTATGGATGGAAACGCCCTCCAATCCGTTGTTGAAAATCACGGACATTCAGGCCGTGGCCGATCTGGCCCGCCGCAAAGGGGCCTATTCGGCCTGCGACAATACGTGGGCGACGCCCGTCCTGCAACGCCCGCTGGACCTGGGCTGCGATGTGTCCATGCACTCAGCCACGAAGTATTTCGGCGGCCACAGTGATCTGTTGAGCGGGGCCCTGATCTTTAAAGAAAACGGGCCGTTGGCCGAAAAAGCGCGGCAGCTCCAGTCGTTGGGCGGTGCGGTCCCGTCGCCGTTTGACTGTTGGCTGATCGTGCGCGGTATCAAAACATTGGCGCTGCGCGTGCGTCAGCAATCGGCCAATGCCACCCAACTGGCCCGTTATCTGAGGACGCATCCCCAACTGGAGGCGGTTCATTATCCGTACCTGGAAAGCCACGCCGGGTATGAAGTCGCCAAACGCCAAATGGTATCGGGTGGGGGAATGCTCTCCATTCAGATAAAAGGCGGAGCCGAAGAAGCGCTGGCGGTGAAAAGCAAAGTGAAGGTGTTCATTCGGGCAACGAGCCTGGGGGGAGTGGAAAGTTTGATCGAACACCGCGCTACCGCCGAGGGGGCTCATTCGGTCAGTCCGAAGAATTTGCTGCGGATTTCGGTGGGATTGGAGCACGTCGATGATCTGATTGCGGATCTGGCGCAGGCATTGGGGTAA
- a CDS encoding phage integrase SAM-like domain-containing protein, producing the protein MFNYKQMFVLFWFRKSDSALEKNKRKNDLNYDILGSLCCRVTIDTVVGEIGSLHINIKRSTWDEKAQRILGSDASTRRGNRTLNDVRNKLERIFELLQVEHGEDVTPLMVKELFTGKKLFRYSFQQLINEYFKDRKEEVEAGIVTQETIDVHRNYSENFLEYLNKKSLKTSTITSFDEDNLDSFKIYLLKEFAYSHTRKHLGWVKQLMKHSLRKKRIKFNPLDGLCCMIRIIWRFHGVIASKKKLFLAQILYFGLFSPIIYCT; encoded by the coding sequence ATGTTCAATTACAAGCAAATGTTTGTTTTATTCTGGTTTCGTAAGAGCGACTCAGCGTTAGAAAAAAACAAAAGGAAGAATGACCTGAACTATGATATTTTGGGTTCCTTATGTTGTCGGGTAACGATTGATACCGTGGTGGGAGAAATTGGCAGTCTGCATATCAATATTAAACGTTCAACTTGGGACGAGAAGGCTCAACGTATTTTGGGTAGTGATGCATCCACACGACGCGGCAATAGAACACTCAACGACGTTAGAAATAAGCTAGAACGCATTTTTGAGCTACTTCAAGTCGAGCATGGTGAAGATGTAACACCCCTTATGGTTAAAGAGCTTTTTACCGGAAAAAAGCTCTTTCGATATTCATTCCAACAACTTATTAATGAGTATTTTAAGGATAGAAAAGAGGAAGTGGAGGCGGGGATTGTAACACAGGAAACGATTGATGTTCACCGTAATTATTCCGAAAACTTCTTAGAATATCTCAATAAGAAAAGCCTGAAAACGTCAACGATTACGAGTTTTGATGAGGATAATTTAGACTCGTTCAAAATTTATTTATTGAAAGAATTTGCCTACTCACACACCCGGAAACATCTCGGGTGGGTGAAACAATTAATGAAGCATTCGCTACGAAAAAAAAGAATCAAATTTAACCCTTTGGATGGGCTTTGTTGCATGATTCGTATTATATGGAGATTTCATGGGGTAATAGCGTCAAAAAAGAAGCTTTTTCTTGCTCAAATACTTTATTTTGGGCTATTTAGTCCAATTATTTATTGTACATAA
- a CDS encoding type IV secretory system conjugative DNA transfer family protein: MRKPCYYVGGGFYLQPLLHGLTIAGSGHGKGVCIILPNLLSPPLNSWFVLDPKGEIAIITAKWQSQQGQKVVILDPGNE, from the coding sequence ATAAGAAAGCCCTGTTACTACGTTGGAGGAGGATTCTATTTACAACCTCTTTTGCACGGCCTTACAATTGCAGGCTCTGGACATGGAAAAGGTGTCTGTATCATTCTTCCAAACTTATTATCACCTCCCTTAAACTCTTGGTTTGTGCTCGATCCTAAAGGGGAAATTGCAATTATAACTGCAAAATGGCAAAGTCAGCAGGGACAAAAAGTGGTTATTCTTGACCCTGGGAATGAGTAG
- a CDS encoding helix-turn-helix domain-containing protein translates to MDLTKTIRTLRESKGLTQEDLADQLSVTRSNYAYLEGRGNKLTVEQLEKIAIALGVSVVELLTGEARKVVDSGEVEELKKEVKYLRNKQIQDEKKSKQDLLFMASMADKLAVEIKENQSGDIEELRHGMTELFKNLSVFLQMAANGESVYAIMEAMTSKIEKGLTGNNP, encoded by the coding sequence ATGGATTTAACAAAGACAATCAGAACGCTTCGAGAAAGCAAAGGACTTACCCAAGAAGATTTGGCAGACCAATTAAGTGTAACAAGGTCGAACTACGCTTATTTAGAAGGGCGTGGGAACAAACTGACTGTTGAGCAGCTTGAAAAGATAGCTATCGCATTGGGTGTATCAGTAGTAGAACTCCTAACGGGTGAGGCTCGGAAAGTGGTTGATAGTGGGGAGGTGGAGGAGCTAAAAAAAGAAGTAAAGTATTTGAGAAATAAACAAATCCAAGACGAAAAAAAAAGTAAGCAAGATTTACTGTTTATGGCTTCAATGGCTGATAAACTTGCAGTAGAAATAAAAGAAAATCAAAGTGGTGATATAGAAGAGTTGCGGCATGGAATGACTGAACTGTTTAAAAACCTGAGTGTGTTTCTTCAGATGGCAGCGAATGGAGAAAGTGTATATGCCATAATGGAGGCAATGACCTCTAAAATCGAAAAAGGTCTAACGGGCAATAATCCATAG
- a CDS encoding crotonase/enoyl-CoA hydratase family protein — MAFETFSLTIDNYIAGVTFNRPERANALNQKAWEEMKAIFEELDERDDVRVIILSGSGRHFCAGIDLELLMQVAQSAQKCEGRKREKLRRQVLELQAPINAIEQCSKPVIAAIHGGCIGGGVDIISACDMRYCTDDAFFTIKEIDMGMVADLGTLQRLPKIIAPGIAREMAYTGRQVAGREAERIGLANRSFADADTMQSEVLRIAQSIAAKSPLSIRGTKAILNHSRDHSVADGLDYMATWNAAMLLSNDLMEAFQAKMQKRDAVFL, encoded by the coding sequence ATGGCTTTTGAAACCTTTTCCCTGACCATCGATAATTACATCGCCGGCGTAACCTTCAACCGTCCGGAGCGGGCCAACGCTCTTAATCAAAAAGCCTGGGAGGAAATGAAGGCTATTTTTGAAGAACTTGACGAACGTGACGACGTCAGAGTCATCATTTTGAGCGGCAGCGGCAGGCATTTTTGCGCGGGCATTGATCTGGAGCTCCTGATGCAGGTGGCACAATCGGCGCAGAAATGTGAAGGACGAAAACGCGAAAAGCTTCGTCGACAGGTGCTTGAGTTACAGGCACCGATCAATGCCATTGAGCAGTGCAGCAAGCCCGTCATTGCGGCTATCCACGGCGGATGCATCGGCGGGGGCGTAGACATCATAAGTGCCTGCGACATGCGCTACTGTACCGACGACGCCTTTTTTACCATTAAAGAAATTGACATGGGTATGGTAGCCGATCTGGGTACGCTCCAACGCCTGCCTAAGATCATTGCCCCGGGCATAGCGCGGGAAATGGCCTATACGGGACGACAGGTAGCGGGCCGAGAGGCCGAACGCATCGGCCTGGCCAACCGCAGTTTTGCCGATGCCGACACCATGCAGTCCGAAGTGCTCCGCATTGCCCAAAGCATTGCCGCCAAATCTCCGCTTTCGATTCGGGGCACCAAGGCCATCCTGAACCACAGTCGCGATCATTCCGTTGCCGACGGCCTCGACTACATGGCCACCTGGAACGCCGCCATGCTCCTCTCCAACGACCTCATGGAAGCCTTTCAGGCCAAAATGCAGAAACGTGACGCTGTTTTTTTGTAA